From the genome of Haloplanus vescus:
CGCCCGAGACGATTAACGCGGTCGTCGAGTGTCTGAAAGGCGAGCGCAACAAGTACGAGTACGACAAAGACGTGCCCGGTGTCGTCCTCGACCGCGTCCTCCACAGCAACGTCCACTACCCGTACGACTACGGGTTCATCCCGCAGTCGTACTACGACGACGAGGACCCCTTCGACGTGATGGTGCTCGTCGAAGACCAGACGTTCCCGGGATGCATCGTCGAGGCCCGCCCCGTCGCCCTGATGAAGATGGACGACGACGGCGAGCAGGACGACAAAGTCATCGCGGTGCCGACCGAGGACCCGCGCTTCGACCACATCGAGGACCTCGAAGACATCCCCCAGCAGACCCTCGACGAAATCGACGAGTTCTTCGCGACCTACAAGAACCTCGAGGAAGGCAAGGAAGTCGAGACGCAGGGCTGGGAGGACAAGGCCGCGGCGAAAGACGCCATCGAACACGCCCTCGACCTCTACGACGAGCAGTTCGCCTGAGGCGTCGCCCACACCCGACGAACGCACCCCTTTTTGTCGCCCCCACCGTTAGTGGCCGATAATGGCTCAGTGCGACGAGTGCGGCAGACACGAGAATCTGCCGTATCAGTGTCGGCGCTGCGGCGGGACGTTCTGTTCCGAACACCGATTGCCGGAGAACCACGACTGCCCCGGGTTGAACGAGTGGGACGACCCCGAGGGCGTGTTCGATAGCGGGTTCGACGACAGCGTAGAGACCACGGGCGGGAGTGGCGGCGTCGCCGACCGGGTGAAGTCGGCGACCGACCTCGGCGGCGCCTTCGCCTACGTCCGAGGCAACGTCGCCTACCTGTTTCTCGGCCTCATGTGGGTCACCTTCGCCCTCCAGTACCTCGTCCGGGGACTGGCCGGACCGGAGGCGATGCAGACGCTGTTCGTCCTGCGCTCCGACCACCTCACCTACGTCTGGACGTGGGTCACCTCCGTGTTCGCCCACGGGAGCCTCGTCCACATCGCCGGCAACAGTATCGTGCTGTACTTCTTCGGACCGCTCGTGGAGCAGTACACGGATTCGAAGCGCTTCGCCGCGCTCTTCCTGATTAGCGGCGTCCTCGCGGGTCTCGGGTTCGCCTTCGCGAGCATCGCCCTCGGAACCGGTGCCGTCTCGGTCGTCGGCGCCAGCGGCGCCATCTTCGCCGTCCTCGGCGTCCTGACCGTCCTTAACCCCAAGCTCCGCATCTACCTCTACTTCATCATCCCCATCCCGCTGTGGCTGTTCACCGCCGGGTTCGCGCTCATCTCCGTGCTCTTCTTCCTCCAGCCCCAGACCGCGTCGTCTGTCGGGCAGGGGAACGTGGCCCACCTCGCACACCTCATCGGACTGGTGATCGGACTGGCCTACGGGAAGCGAATCAAGCAACCCCGCAGGGTACCGGACCGGTTGTCGTTCGGTGGCGGCGGTCCAGGTGGTCCGGGTGGGCCCGGCGGCCCAGGTGGCCCGGGCGGCCCCGGTCGGCGGTGAGTCCCGTGGACCCCGTTCGCCCCGCATTCGTCCCCGACCCCGAGCAGTCCCGCGAGGAGATGAAAGCGCTCCAGCGAGAGGTGGCCGCGGCCGCGACGTTCGCGGACGAGGTTCCCTTCCGTCCGGCCGACGTGACCGTCTCCGGCGAGGCGTCGCTCACCGGCGAGCGCCCGGTCGTCGCGGGCGTCGACCAAGCGTTTCTCGACGACCGAGCAGTCAGCGCCATCGTCTGCCTTCGCGGCGGCGAGGTGGTCGAACGGGCGAGCGCCGTGACCGACCTCTCGATACCATATATTCCCGGCCTGCTCTCCTTCCGGGAGGGCGGGCCCATCCTCGACGCGTTCGCGTCGCTGGAGACCGACCCCGATTTGGTCGTCTTCGACGGGAGCGGTCGGATTCACTTCCGACAGGCAGGACTGGCGACGCACATGGGCGTCGTCCTCGACGTGCCGAGCGTCGGCGTGGCGAAGAACCTCCTCTGTGGCCGAATCGAGGCAGAAGTGGACGGCCGCCCCGAGGGTTGGCGCGCACCCGTCCGCGCCGACGACCGGGTCGACGCGCCCGAGGGGACGGTCCTCGGCCACGCCTACCAGTCCCGGCAGTACGAGTCGAATCCAGTCATCAATCCGCTGTATATCAGCCCGGGGCACCGCGTGAGCGCCGAGACGACGGTCGAACTCGTGTCGAACCTGTGTGCGGGCTACAAGCTGCCGGAGCCGACGCGGCTGGCCGATTCCGACGCCGACGAGCGGAAGGCCGAGGTGTGAGGGGGCTTCGGACGTTTTAAGCCGTATCTCGCTCGTAGCACCCGGTAATGAGCGACGACCAAGAACTCGGCATCACCGAGTCGAAAGAACACAGCACGGGCGAGTGGTACGCCGAAGTCGTCCAGAAGGCCGGCCTCGCGAACTACGGGCCCGACGGCATGAGTGGATTCATCGTCACGCGCCCGCGTGGCTACGCGCTCTGGGAAGCCGTCCAGAACGCCCTCGACAGCCGATTCAAGGCGACGGGCGTCCAGAACGCGTACTTCCCGATGCTCATCCCCGAGTCGTATCTCGAACGCGAGAAGGACGTGGTCGAGGGGTTCGACCCCGAGGTGGCGTGGGTCACCCACGGCGGCTACGAGGAGCTGGAGGAGCGACTCGCTGTCCGCCCGACCAGCGAGAGTATCATCGCGCCCTACATGAGCCAGTGGGTGCGGAGCCACCGCGACCTGCCCCTGCGCGTCAACCAGTGGTGTAGCGTGGTCCGGTGGGAAGCGACGGAGACGAAGCCCTTCTTCCGAACCAAGGAGTTCCTGTGGCAGGAGGGTCACACCGCGCACGCGAGCGAGGAGGAAGCGTGGTCGGAGACGACGACCCGTCTCGACCAGTACGAGGAGGTGTACGAGGACGTCCTCGCCATCCCCGTCCTGCGGGGCAAGAAGCCCGAACACGACAAGTTCCCCGGCGCCGATACGACGACGACCGTCGAAGCGCTGATGCCCGACGGCAAGTCGGTTCAGGGAGCGACGAGTCACTACCTCGGGCAGAGCTTCGCGGACGCCTTCGACATCACCTACACGGACGAAGACGAGGAAGAGCGCGTGGCCCACACCACCTCGTGGGGGCTGTCGTGGCGGGCGCTCGGTGCGCTCATCATGACTCACAGCGACGACCAGGGACTCGTCCTCCCGCCGACGGTCGCTCCCGAACAGGTCGTCATCGTCCCCATCTGGCAGGAGGAGACCAAAGAGGACGTCCTGGAGTATGCCGAAGAGATGGCCGACGACCTGCGCGGGGCGGGCGTCCGCGTCGAACTCGACGACCGAGACGAGCGCAATCCCGGCTTCAAGTTCAACGAGTGGGAGCTGAAGGGTGTCCCTCTCCGAATCGAAGTCGGGCCGAACGAAGTCGAAGAGGAGTCGGCGACGCTCGTTCACCGACCCGACGGCGAATCGTTGAGCGCCGACCGCGAGGGCCTGGTCGACACCGTGCAGGACCACCTCGACACCGTCTACGCGAAACTCTACGCGTCGGCCGAAGAGACGCTGTCGGGGAGCGTCCGCGAGGCGACGGACCGCGCGGACATCCTCGGCACCATCGGCCAACACGGCGGCTACGTGAAGGCACCGTGGTGTGGCGACGAAGACTGCGAAGCGGAGATCAAAGACCAGATGGCCGCCGAAATCGTCCTCGTTCCCTTCGAGGGGTCCGAGAGCGACACCGAACCGATTCACGAGGGCGAGACGTGCGCCCTCTGTGACGACGAGGCGGTCGAGACGGCCTTCTTCGCCCAGTCGTACTGACCCCGCAAACCGGCGGAATTAATCATTATACAAGTTCGCTAAGGTGATGCAGTGTATTAGTATGATATATATTACCTTGTATGTGGTTAGGGAAGCCATACGGTAACAGGGACAGGCTGATAAGTGGGAACATAGAAGGGGGGGTATGACCAAGCCGCGGAGAGACGCCCACGCCGATCAGGAGGGGCTGGCTGACCCCACAGACGACCGATCGAACTGCGGTGTAGGCGTCGTTCTCGACCTCGACGGCGGCGACTCCCACGAGACGGTCGCCGACGGCATCGAACTGCTCATCAACCTCGAACATCGGGGCACGACGGGCGCCGAAGAGGCGACCGGTGACGGCGCCGGCATCATGATTCAGCGGCCGGACGAGTTCTTCGAGGCCGCTGTCGACGCCGACCTCCCCGAGACGTACGCGGTCGGCTCGGTGTTCATGCCCCAGGACGGGGCTGCCCGACAGGGTCTGATGACCATCTTCGAGCGGACGCTGGCGGAACACGACCTTGACGTGTTCCACTGGCGGGACGTACCGACCGACAACCACGAACTCGGGCAGACGGCGCTGGACTCCGAACCGGACGTCTACCAGCCGTTCGTTCGCCCGGCGACCGACATGGACGACGAGGCGTTCGACCGCGCGCTCTACGTCGCACGCCGCGCCGTCGAAAACGCCATCGAGGAGATGGAATCGGCGGGCGCCGAACGGTTCTACATCTGCTCGCTCGACCGCGAGACGCTCGTCTACAAGGGTCTCCTCAAGGCGACGCAGCTGCGGACGTACTACCCTGACCTCGTCGACGAACGCGTGAAGTCGACGCTCGTGCTCGTCCACGCCCGCTTCTCGACGAACACGCTCGGCGCGTGGCATCTCGCACACCCCTATCGGAACATCATCCACAACGGCGAGTTCAACACCATCCGGGGCAACATCAACTGGATGCGCGCCCGGGAGACGGACCTCGAACACCCGGACTTCGGCGACGACATCGACACGCTGAAGCCCATCATCAACGACCCGAACCAGAGCGACACCGCGTCCGTCGACAACGCGCTCGAACTGCTGATGCAGGGCGGGCGCGACCTGCCGCACGCACTCCGCATGCTCATCCCCGAGGCGTTCCGCAAGGACGACGAGATGAGCCAGGAGCGCAAGGACTTCTACGACTACCACGCGAGCCTCGTCGAACCGTGGGACGGGCCGGCGCTCGTCGTCGGCACCGACGGTGACCGCGTCGCCGCCGCCCTCGACCGCAACGGACTCCGCCCCTGCCGGTACGACGTGACCGACGACGGCCGCTTCATCATGGCCAGCGAGGCCGGCGCGCTCGACGTCGACCCCTCGAACATCGAGGAGCGCCACCGCCTCCAGCCCGGTCAGTTGCTCGTCGCGGACCCCGAACGCGGCGAAGTCGTCCCCGACGAGGAAGTGTTCGCCGACCTCACCGACGAGAAGTACGGCGAGTGGATCGAGCAAGAGCAACGCCACCTCGACGACGAGGCCGAGACGGACTACGAGCCACGCGGCGAGGTGGAGTCGCTGCGCGCCCAGCAGGCCGCCTTCGGCTACACCTACGACCAGCTCGAACACCTCGTCGAACCGATGGCCGAAGACGGGAAAGACCCCGTCGGCTCGATGGGTGACGACGCGCCGCTGTCGGTCCTCTCCGACTTCAACCGACCGCTGTTCACCTACTTCAAGCAGCTGTTCGCGCAGGTGTCGAACCCGCCAATCGACTACATCCGCGAAGAGCTGGTGACGAGTCTGGAATCGCGGCTTGGCCCTCAGCGCAACCTCCTCGACGAGACGCCGGAACACGCCCGGCAGCTCGTCGTCGACTCGCCCGTCCTGACCGACGGGCAGATGGCGGACATCAAAGACCTCGACGGCGAGTTCGAGTCGGCCGTCGTCGACATGACCTACGAGAAGGGGACGGACCTCGACACCGCCGTCGAACACCTGCGACGCGACGCCCGTGAGGCCATCGAGGCCGGCGCGGACATCGTCGTTCTCTCGGACCGCAACACCAGCCCGGAGCGAGTTCCCATCCCGAGTCTGCTGGCGATGGGTGGCGTCCACCACGCGCTGGTCCGAAACGGCCTCCGCAACCACGCCGGACTGGTCATCGAATCGGGCGACCCGCGCGAGGTACACCACCTCGCGACGCTCGTCGGCTACGGCGCCGACGCGGTCAACCCCTACCTCGCGTACCAGAGCATCAGCGATGTCGTCGCCGGACCGGACGGCGCCGACGAGGACAAGGCCATCTCGAACTACAAGAAGGCCCTCGAAGACGGCCTCCTGAAGACGATGGCGAAGATGGGAATCTCCACCGTGGAGAGCTACCAAGGCGCCCAAATCTTCGAGGCGGTCGGCCTCTCCTCTGACTTCGTCGCGGAATACTTCGAAGGGACGGAGATTCGGACGGAAGGTATCGGCATCCCGCAGCTCGAAGACGACCTGCTGACGCGCCACGCCGTCGCCTACGGCGCCGACCCCGAACTCGAACGGCAGGGCGAGTACGAACACCGTTCGAACGGGATGCACCACCAGTGGAACCCGAAGACGGTCGGCACGCTACAGCAGGCGGTCCGCTCCGGGAGTTACGACAAGTATACCGAGTTCGCGGAACTCATCAACAACCAGCAGGGCGAAGGGAACCTGCAGACGCTCCGCGGCCTACTGGAGTTCGACAGCGACCGCGATTCCGTCCCGCTGGACGAGGTTGAGCCGGTCCACGAAATCGTCGAGCGATTCTCGACGGCGGCCATGTCGCTCGGGTCGCTCTCGCCGGAGGCACACGAGACTAACTCCATCGCGATGAACCGCATCGGCGGCAAGTCAAACACCGGCGAAGGCGGCGAACCGCCGGAGCGCTTCGACACCGAGAAGGAGTGCACCGTCAAGCAGGTCGCCTCCGGTCGCTTCGGCGTCACGTCGAACTACCTCTCCTCCGCCGAGGAGATTCAAATCAAGATGGCACAGGGGTCCAAGCCCGGCGAAGGCGGACACCTCCCGGGCAAGAAGGTCAACGAGATGATCGCCCACGTCCGGTACTCCACGCCGGGCGTCGGCCTCATCTCGCCGCCGCCGCTCCACGACATCTACTCCATCGAGGACCTCAAGCAGCTCATCCACGACCTGAAGACGGCCAACCCCGAGGCCGACATCAACGTGAAGCTCGTCGCCGAGGCGGGCATCGGGACCATCGCGGCCGGCGTCGCGAAGGCGAACGCCGACGTGGTCCACATCTCGGGTCACTCCGGCGGGACCGGCGCCTCGCCCAAGACGTCCATCAAGAACGCGGGACTGCCGTGGGAGCTCGGCGTCGCCGAGGCCAACCAGATGCTCCGCGCGACGGGGCTGCGTGACCGCATCCGCATCTCCGCCGACGGCGGCCTGATGACGGGTCGCGACGTGGCCGTCGCGGCGCTGCTCGGCGCCGAGGAGTACATCTTCGGCACCTCCAGCCTCATCACCTCTGGCTGTGTGATGGCCCGCATCTGTCACACCAACAACTGCCCGACTGGGGTCGCGACGCAGGACGAGGAACTGCGCGACCGCTTCTCGGGTCAGCCCGAACACGTCATCAACTACATGGTGTTCCTCGCGCAGGAACTGCGCGAGATCATGGCCGACCTCGGCTTCCGCTCCGTCGACGAGATGATCGGTCGTCCGGGCGTCCTCGAACAGGCCGAGACCGACCATCCGAAGGCCAAACACCTCGACCTGTCGGCCATCATCGCGGAACCCGAGGGTGGCGAGCGCTACAAGGTCCGTGACCAGAAGCACGCGGACATCGGCGAGCACATCGACCACGACCTCATCGCCGACGCGTCGGACGCCATCGAGGAGGGCGAACCGACCCACCTGCGCTACGACATCTCGAATCAGGACCGCGCCGTCGGCGCCATGCTCTCGAACCGCATCTCCCGTCGCTACGGCGAGAGCGGCCTGCCGGAGGACACCATCTCCTGTTCCTTCGACGGCATCGCGGGGCAGAGCTTCGGCGCCTTCCTCGCCAACGGCGTCCGGATGGAACTCGTCGGCGCCGCCAACGACTACGTCGGCAAGGGGCTGTCCGGTGGGAAAGTCATCGTCCGAACGCCCGAGTCGGCGGCCTACGAACCCGAGGAGAACATCCTCGTCGGCAACGTCTGTCTGTACGGCGCCACGCGAGGCGAACTGTACGTCAACGGACTGGCCGGCGAGCGCTTCGGCGTCCGCAACAGTGGCGTGAAAGCCGTCGTCGAGGGCGTCGGCGACCACGGCTGTGAGTACATGACCGGCGGCGTCGTCGCCGTCCTCGGCGAGACGGGACGGAACTTCGCGGCCGGGATGTCCGGCGGCGTGGCGTACGTCTACGACCCCGACGGCGACTTCGAGTCCCGCGTCAACAAGGGCATGGTGACCATCCACCACGACCTCGAAGACTCGGACGAGGCGATGCTCCGCCGACTCGTCGAGAACCACGCGGAGTACACCGACAGCGACCGCGCGGCAGCGCTCCTCGAAGACTGGGGCTCCGAAGTGCGGAACTTCACGAAGGTCATGCCCGACGCCTACGCGTCGGTCATCGCCGAGGAGAGTCGCGAAGACGTGCGCGACGAACTCCCCGAACCGGCCACGCCCGCGGGCGGTAGCGAGGCCGACACGGGCACGGTCCAGACCAGCGACGACTGAGCGGGTAGGCCCTCGTGTCGCCGCTCATCTGGCGACACACCAAGCGGTCACGATATTCTCTACGCTCTCGAAAAATCGGGGCGACCGGCGGCGTTACGCGTCGTCTCGGGCGTCGATGCCCGGCACTTCGTCCGTGAGCCACTCGCGAAACCACTTCACGCGCTTGACTCGTTGGTGTGCGACGCTCTCGGCGGCGTCGCTCTCCACGCGACTCGCGGCGTCGCGTCCGCGTTCGAGGACGCGGTCAATCATCTCGCCGGCGTCCATGTGGGTCCGGGACTCGTAGCCCATCCGGAGTAGCATCAACACGGCGCCGTTGGCGCCCACCTTGTCGAGGATGTCGGCCTCGATGAGACACTGCGTCTCCAGCGACACGTCGGCGAGCGGTCCTTGGTAGGAGTGCTCGCGGACCGACTGCGTCACCTGGTCGACGAACGACTGGGGGTAGTCGCCGCGGGTGGTGAGATACTCGCGGGCGACGCGGGCGCCCTCGTCGGCGTGGCGCTCCTGTTCGGCTTCGAGTTTGGCGATGTCGTGAAACAGCGCCGCGACGCGAACCACGTCCACATCGGCGCCCTCGCGTCGCGCGATGTCGGCCGCCAGCTCGACGACGTTCAGGGTGTGGTTGAAGCGGTATTCGGCGCTGTGCCAGGGGTACCAGCGCATCCGCCCGCCGTCGTCTTCGTTCTCGACGCTCGCTGCGAGATAATCCGCGACGAAGTCCTTCATCGCCTCGAACGCCTCGTCGGAGACGGCAGATTCCTTTATTTCAACGCCCACGCTCCCACCTCCGTTGCGTTCGGGTTGCTTTCATTGTCGAAAAAAGGAGTGTTCGACTATTAGGCGTTACGACAGTCAGACGACCGGAATCGGGCCGTCGACAGACGACGCGTCGCCGACTACCGGTCGTGAACGACGAGCGCCGCGAGCGCCACACACGGGACGAGCGCTGCGATGGGGTGAACGAGGGCCGCGAGCGGCACGGTCGACAGGACGAGCGCGAACGGCCCACGCTCAAGGCGAGTCGCGAGGCGCTCACACCGCGGGCGAGTGACGGGCGTCGACGGACGGACGAGGGAACACATGGCTGGGGACGGGAATCAGGGCACCGACGAGACGGGTGGAGGGCCGAAGCGGGTCGTCGGGCGAGCCGTTCGTTTCGTTTGTTCGGCTCGTACCGAACAAACATACCAAACAATTTAATGATTACGGTCCATCGGAGTCAGACGTGAACGCACGGCGGATCGACACAGGAGGAGACGATGACTGACGCTGACGCGGCGGCAGTCAGAGAGACCGTCATCGAATCGATGGAGCAGTCGGCGGAGATGTACGGACTGAGTCGGAGCGCCGGGCGCGTGTACGGCGTCCTCTACTTCGCGGCGGAACCGCTGTCCATTCCGGAGCTGGTCGAGCGGACGGGCTACGCGAAATCGACCATCAGCAACGTGACGCGGCGCCTCACGCGAATCGGCCTCCTCCGGCGGCGCTCATCCGGCGGCGGCGGTCGGCGCGTCCAGTTCGAACCCGAACCGAACCTCTGGTTCGTCGTCCAAGACGTGTGCCAACAGCACGTCGCCCGAGAAGTCGGGTCGACGCGGCGAACGCTCGACCGGGCGCTGACACGTCTCGACGAGGACGACGAGGCGTACGAGCGAATCGCAGAGCTCGCAACCACCTACGAGGAGTTGGAGACGTTACTCGACCTCGCGACCGACCACACTATCGGCGAACTCATCGACGCCATCGAAGCCTACGAGTCGTAACGGTCGTCACCACGAGACGGTGTAGACGCAGGCGTCGTCGCCGTCGCGTCGACACCGGTCGCCGCGTTCCTCGACGAAGACGAACGATTCGACCGGCGCGTACCGTCGCGCGACGGCGCGAATCAGGCCCCGGTCGAACGGACAGGGGTACGGCGTTCGACACGTCACGGTCCCCGTCTGCTCGCCGGTCGACTCGAAGCGGTAGTGGCCGATGTCGCCGCCGCGGTGGTTGCGCTGGTACGCCTCGTCGATGGACCGCAGGCCCGCTTCGACGGACTCGATGCCCGTCGGCCACTCGGCCACGTCCGGAATCTGCTCGCCGAGACGGTCCAGAATGTGTGGCTCCAGTTCGTCGGCGATGACCGCGAAGGAGTCCAACCACGCCTGCTGGGAGTACCATCTGTCGGCAGACGGCTCGTCGATGCCGTTGGCCGCGAGCGCGTCGGCCGCCGTCTCGCGATACGACGCCGAGAAACGCGAGAGTGCGTCGTCGGCGACGGCGAGTATCGTCCGGCCATGGACCTCGACGCTCTCGTCGAAGGCCTCGTAGGATGCCATCGTGCGTGATGTGTGGTGGACGATGAAATAACTGGTGAGTCAGGCCCCGAGGATTCGCCACAGGACCACCGAGAGCGCCGCAGCGACGGTGTTGACGAGGAGGTCGGCCGTCTCGAACGCGCGGTAGGCGAGCGTCGACTGGACGAGTTCGATGCCCGCCCCGTACGCCGTCGCGAGCGCGAACCCCGCGCCGAGGGCCACCCAATCCGGGCGACCGTCACCTCGGAGCGCGTTCGCGACGAGAACCGCGAGCGTGGCGTACGCGACGGCGTGAAGCCAGCCCGTCGCAGAGACGAGGCCGGAAGCCCCCGGGAGCGTGCTCGCCGCCCCAGACGGGCGGACGACCGACGCGGCGAAGACGAGTGCCGCCACCGCGACGACGAGCGCCCAGCGGACGGTGCCCGACGAGACGCGAAGCTCGGTCATACGTCGGCCACGACGCCCGCGGAGAAAACGTGCGGGGTCCGCGCAGTTCAGTCGCCGCCGTCAAGCCCGAGGTCCGCGAGAGCGAGGGCGACGTTCCGCGTGTTGGCCCGCCACGCGGCGTCGAAGAGGTCGCCGACGAGCGGAACCGACCCCGCGACGACGTCGAGGGCGATGTTCGCGAGCATCCGCACCAGTGTGCGGTTCGAGACGCCGAGACGCGCCGATTCGAGGACGATGTACAGCGAGAGGCACCCACTCGCCACGTCGCCGACGACGGGGAGGAGGCCGAGAATGGGGTCGAGGCCGACGCGGAAGGACGTCCCCGGAATCCGGACGCTCTCGTCGAGGACGTGCGCCACGAATCGCATCCGCCTGACCGCAGGTCGGGCGACAGCGGGCGACAGGTCAGCGGGGGTGTCGTCCATGCGCCTCGAACGCACTCCGGATAGATAACGTCCCGGCCGAACCGAGCGTCCGGCCGTGGACTTATACGTACGCGGCGAGTTGTCCGTGTGCCGTGGTAACGAACAACGTGACGTACGTCGAGAAAGCGTGCGCCTACATCACCAGAGGCGACGGGTCGGTGTTGGTGTTCGACGGACCGGGACACGAGGCGGTCCAGATTCCGAAAGGGACCGTCGAGACGGGCGAGAACCCGCGGGACGCCCTCTATCGCGAAGTCGTCGAGGAGAGCGGATTGACGACGTTCGAGGGCGTCGACCACCTCGTCACCGACGTGTGGACACGCCGTGAGTCGCCGCCGAAACGGTACGTCAGAAATTTCTATCACGTCCGCGTCCACGAACCGCGCGACGCGTGGACCCACGTCGTCACAGGGACGGGTGCCGAACGCGGTGCCGAGTTCGAGTTCTCGTGGCTCGACGTGCCGGCGGACACCCCCTTCGCCCTCGCCCTCGACGACTATCTCCACATGCTG
Proteins encoded in this window:
- a CDS encoding rhomboid family intramembrane serine protease; this translates as MAQCDECGRHENLPYQCRRCGGTFCSEHRLPENHDCPGLNEWDDPEGVFDSGFDDSVETTGGSGGVADRVKSATDLGGAFAYVRGNVAYLFLGLMWVTFALQYLVRGLAGPEAMQTLFVLRSDHLTYVWTWVTSVFAHGSLVHIAGNSIVLYFFGPLVEQYTDSKRFAALFLISGVLAGLGFAFASIALGTGAVSVVGASGAIFAVLGVLTVLNPKLRIYLYFIIPIPLWLFTAGFALISVLFFLQPQTASSVGQGNVAHLAHLIGLVIGLAYGKRIKQPRRVPDRLSFGGGGPGGPGGPGGPGGPGGPGRR
- a CDS encoding endonuclease V, which gives rise to MDPVRPAFVPDPEQSREEMKALQREVAAAATFADEVPFRPADVTVSGEASLTGERPVVAGVDQAFLDDRAVSAIVCLRGGEVVERASAVTDLSIPYIPGLLSFREGGPILDAFASLETDPDLVVFDGSGRIHFRQAGLATHMGVVLDVPSVGVAKNLLCGRIEAEVDGRPEGWRAPVRADDRVDAPEGTVLGHAYQSRQYESNPVINPLYISPGHRVSAETTVELVSNLCAGYKLPEPTRLADSDADERKAEV
- a CDS encoding DUF4112 domain-containing protein, with protein sequence MDDTPADLSPAVARPAVRRMRFVAHVLDESVRIPGTSFRVGLDPILGLLPVVGDVASGCLSLYIVLESARLGVSNRTLVRMLANIALDVVAGSVPLVGDLFDAAWRANTRNVALALADLGLDGGD
- a CDS encoding GbsR/MarR family transcriptional regulator, coding for MTDADAAAVRETVIESMEQSAEMYGLSRSAGRVYGVLYFAAEPLSIPELVERTGYAKSTISNVTRRLTRIGLLRRRSSGGGGRRVQFEPEPNLWFVVQDVCQQHVAREVGSTRRTLDRALTRLDEDDEAYERIAELATTYEELETLLDLATDHTIGELIDAIEAYES
- the proS gene encoding proline--tRNA ligase, producing MSDDQELGITESKEHSTGEWYAEVVQKAGLANYGPDGMSGFIVTRPRGYALWEAVQNALDSRFKATGVQNAYFPMLIPESYLEREKDVVEGFDPEVAWVTHGGYEELEERLAVRPTSESIIAPYMSQWVRSHRDLPLRVNQWCSVVRWEATETKPFFRTKEFLWQEGHTAHASEEEAWSETTTRLDQYEEVYEDVLAIPVLRGKKPEHDKFPGADTTTTVEALMPDGKSVQGATSHYLGQSFADAFDITYTDEDEEERVAHTTSWGLSWRALGALIMTHSDDQGLVLPPTVAPEQVVIVPIWQEETKEDVLEYAEEMADDLRGAGVRVELDDRDERNPGFKFNEWELKGVPLRIEVGPNEVEEESATLVHRPDGESLSADREGLVDTVQDHLDTVYAKLYASAEETLSGSVREATDRADILGTIGQHGGYVKAPWCGDEDCEAEIKDQMAAEIVLVPFEGSESDTEPIHEGETCALCDDEAVETAFFAQSY
- a CDS encoding inorganic diphosphatase encodes the protein MVNLWRDLEPGPNPPETINAVVECLKGERNKYEYDKDVPGVVLDRVLHSNVHYPYDYGFIPQSYYDDEDPFDVMVLVEDQTFPGCIVEARPVALMKMDDDGEQDDKVIAVPTEDPRFDHIEDLEDIPQQTLDEIDEFFATYKNLEEGKEVETQGWEDKAAAKDAIEHALDLYDEQFA
- a CDS encoding HD domain-containing protein gives rise to the protein MGVEIKESAVSDEAFEAMKDFVADYLAASVENEDDGGRMRWYPWHSAEYRFNHTLNVVELAADIARREGADVDVVRVAALFHDIAKLEAEQERHADEGARVAREYLTTRGDYPQSFVDQVTQSVREHSYQGPLADVSLETQCLIEADILDKVGANGAVLMLLRMGYESRTHMDAGEMIDRVLERGRDAASRVESDAAESVAHQRVKRVKWFREWLTDEVPGIDARDDA
- the gltB gene encoding glutamate synthase large subunit, which encodes MTKPRRDAHADQEGLADPTDDRSNCGVGVVLDLDGGDSHETVADGIELLINLEHRGTTGAEEATGDGAGIMIQRPDEFFEAAVDADLPETYAVGSVFMPQDGAARQGLMTIFERTLAEHDLDVFHWRDVPTDNHELGQTALDSEPDVYQPFVRPATDMDDEAFDRALYVARRAVENAIEEMESAGAERFYICSLDRETLVYKGLLKATQLRTYYPDLVDERVKSTLVLVHARFSTNTLGAWHLAHPYRNIIHNGEFNTIRGNINWMRARETDLEHPDFGDDIDTLKPIINDPNQSDTASVDNALELLMQGGRDLPHALRMLIPEAFRKDDEMSQERKDFYDYHASLVEPWDGPALVVGTDGDRVAAALDRNGLRPCRYDVTDDGRFIMASEAGALDVDPSNIEERHRLQPGQLLVADPERGEVVPDEEVFADLTDEKYGEWIEQEQRHLDDEAETDYEPRGEVESLRAQQAAFGYTYDQLEHLVEPMAEDGKDPVGSMGDDAPLSVLSDFNRPLFTYFKQLFAQVSNPPIDYIREELVTSLESRLGPQRNLLDETPEHARQLVVDSPVLTDGQMADIKDLDGEFESAVVDMTYEKGTDLDTAVEHLRRDAREAIEAGADIVVLSDRNTSPERVPIPSLLAMGGVHHALVRNGLRNHAGLVIESGDPREVHHLATLVGYGADAVNPYLAYQSISDVVAGPDGADEDKAISNYKKALEDGLLKTMAKMGISTVESYQGAQIFEAVGLSSDFVAEYFEGTEIRTEGIGIPQLEDDLLTRHAVAYGADPELERQGEYEHRSNGMHHQWNPKTVGTLQQAVRSGSYDKYTEFAELINNQQGEGNLQTLRGLLEFDSDRDSVPLDEVEPVHEIVERFSTAAMSLGSLSPEAHETNSIAMNRIGGKSNTGEGGEPPERFDTEKECTVKQVASGRFGVTSNYLSSAEEIQIKMAQGSKPGEGGHLPGKKVNEMIAHVRYSTPGVGLISPPPLHDIYSIEDLKQLIHDLKTANPEADINVKLVAEAGIGTIAAGVAKANADVVHISGHSGGTGASPKTSIKNAGLPWELGVAEANQMLRATGLRDRIRISADGGLMTGRDVAVAALLGAEEYIFGTSSLITSGCVMARICHTNNCPTGVATQDEELRDRFSGQPEHVINYMVFLAQELREIMADLGFRSVDEMIGRPGVLEQAETDHPKAKHLDLSAIIAEPEGGERYKVRDQKHADIGEHIDHDLIADASDAIEEGEPTHLRYDISNQDRAVGAMLSNRISRRYGESGLPEDTISCSFDGIAGQSFGAFLANGVRMELVGAANDYVGKGLSGGKVIVRTPESAAYEPEENILVGNVCLYGATRGELYVNGLAGERFGVRNSGVKAVVEGVGDHGCEYMTGGVVAVLGETGRNFAAGMSGGVAYVYDPDGDFESRVNKGMVTIHHDLEDSDEAMLRRLVENHAEYTDSDRAAALLEDWGSEVRNFTKVMPDAYASVIAEESREDVRDELPEPATPAGGSEADTGTVQTSDD
- a CDS encoding VanZ family protein, translated to MTELRVSSGTVRWALVVAVAALVFAASVVRPSGAASTLPGASGLVSATGWLHAVAYATLAVLVANALRGDGRPDWVALGAGFALATAYGAGIELVQSTLAYRAFETADLLVNTVAAALSVVLWRILGA